One stretch of Cygnus olor isolate bCygOlo1 chromosome 1, bCygOlo1.pri.v2, whole genome shotgun sequence DNA includes these proteins:
- the EXPH5 gene encoding exophilin-5 isoform X2 translates to MLQNRICVCGDTGDANKRYDSSAITAPKVEEMATAEMCNSPMSADTSGHSFDVKQDEMMEKSTQEWNEQLEKEFFSVLNDLDDQLAQEQSQDPLDRPVSASSASNVQYNRGAFPTSKRQTASRGQHRNDWSDMPSTFFPDGLRTIRARDEHKIFIRPRKLYNAYMNWQQTFQDDYKYSDPVDENPHLLSRRLSSVSFGRSSEGSLYPPSITQNSGFRHKSYMNRDTAGRSYSVCSLRRCPSSVSSEQLSASSLQHPLARESNNDFVPRFGRQNPKRIPLSSIVWNNAPDSSGQTSAQEKMFRTQSLMEFHATDHGRYPSSLQENKKYACYHSKHQYRRSISSSNCFSRVSCPDKATSPLSFDNWENYPLYQSENNLSRSYHRDNSHSKLYANQKSSYGRKESYPSWTDIPQYHSDDVFISPDTSFEVIMANLNDQQWTHTRNAKFSSQHLQNDFHACSPENTNYKTITRSASRTFSEFTEGCQPWLSCNSSVSSAIIRSDESVLPNLKDQTKPIGLKRNSVIVTQRSTKADFTQLEKVEGMKLPDEVDFQDMPLRSVSQQADTSYINTQSFPSNNSAFATLQSGAPLINSLRSKRQTQASARTDTAKMDASNGDTRNVQMKENDRPPNSVFGQHPRILPADESRREPFLLSQKEWKHNLHYARKREGIRQDNQCAEAVNQAPPKGLSLLNVASAPSTEKLADCQGMSSWPPDCSSSSSPSFPQALSHKDNSKCLGTLTNSSASCTVTESHAGGGKTAQLSRIGVTKKISQKTPQSTSTLDTKDYSGQFNTSSPQHGSSGSIYTHGDPETSEHSLNYFCLEKERGKIRNDSFGIERLHKQDSLLRHTSSCSITGSPSRNSFKSSDPLVIYYTLPRKSASIAGSIMSDTPISFPRENRRSMYDCLRSEIPSGVDAFCSSQRDVSCLESKRSFLTSAPLYAATSNRDKEYPSPLTRSPNDSVSGSTSVELSDRCRHLSRRESSVFSDCKEGGNGLQKYKTTSTFTVCVDEDHVKYHELVSIYYTLPRRHSKTFCNLFRDNAEDADLPLSDDNSQTPRIRNKKNEGHVSLANVFFPSTLEKEVSSYSSDQVSSALVTPQNLETAVNSEGENSHLSPGSERVRTAKSMSMVNNRKGSSTDLSVTDSILSDVVTKDISFGGPQPIAIAANSGKALSDATNNQNTETRLKEKEEISRTSAPLTSTLSTPPKPDRLLDNSFYSTSTNKNGIQKGSSANCYQPATVSTNKNQNSLLLHTREKSSRGRIGNAERADVPLPPREDTDRDSTKVKQGINFLRHTTPLYNNKCSGLQLRADSSRNNANDLNSCSQMLPESQNKAFEVSTPSTADPLLRLDKTVSTDKDELKNSKIKKEHNSQSTQMGKDCSVLQESERPSEGSVNINSKDKVIRAAQDQKLTQSAENENKLLSDCTRDKVKDIEKRKNRPSIKNKLAAVCKTSRKFSSKNLPPKPHISNIFSQNDGNAISLEASMSPDSLVSADCHQSSLQSENENQNHSPDRNTQIRKPAENSKSENVTDPSLLVNNLNWKSFASLYTQKEAISPKKTTMKVENRPNLTTLFPDKAVATRNKNSQTLDLGLENRSQPISLSATASDLVVGEKKRASSSACSPPLPLLTDKNSNTFVNNCLQTDICPKQNVTSQTALGEHQNTSQSNSLKNANLQSYLLRKSQAKNQRERHLSESICAQDSHSFASVSSILPKDSVHGKRFKSSSELLSCDENENWASDDEKCYSTRNLMYPSVEFGIFGKEQQLAFLENIKRSLTEGRLWRPCLLNNPGALRDGETPSINRAALFSSSSAGSKVSSAASSPRELSDIYQEDPATYSDSDTDTTTDDEYYLDEIDKESEL, encoded by the coding sequence tTCTAAATGATCTGGATGACCAGCTGGCCCAGGAGCAATCCCAAGATCCACTGGACAGGCCGGTTTCTGCTAGCAGCGCTTCAAATGTGCAATACAACAGAGGTGCCTTCCCTACTTCAAAGAGACAGACTGCTAGTAGAGGGCAACACAGAAATGACTGGAGTGACATGCCTAGCACATTTTTCCCAGATGGACTGAGAACAATAAGAGCCAGAGATGAACACAAGATTTTCATTAGACCAAGGAAACTGTACAATGCGTATATGAACTGGCAACAGACCTTTCAAGATGACTACAAATACAGTGATCCAGTCGATGAAAATCCTCATCTGCTAAGCAGAAGGCTGTCTTCTGTGTCTTTTGGGCGGTCTTCAGAAGGTAGCTTATATCCTCCTTCCATAACACAGAACAGTGGATTTAGGCACAAGAGTTATATGAACAGGGATACAGCTGGCAGGAGTTACTCTGTGTGTTCCCTCCGGAGATGTCCGTCATCGGTATCTTCTGAACAGCTGTCAGCATCTAGTTTACAACATCCATTGGCAAGGGAGAGCAACAATGATTTTGTACCAAGGTTTGGTCGACAAAACCCGAAGAGAATTCCTTTGTCTTCTATTGTATGGAACAATGCACCAGACTCTTCTGGACAAACATCAGCTCAAGAAAAGATGTTTAGAACCCAATCACTGATGGAGTTTCATGCTACAGACCACGGTAGATATCCTAGCTCtttgcaagaaaacaagaaatacgCATGTTACCACTCAAAACACCAGTACAGAAGATCTATTTCAAGCAGTAATTGCTTTAGTAGAGTTAGTTGCCCTGACAAAGCTACTTCTCCATTGTCCTTTGATAACTGGGAAAATTATCCATTATACCAATCAGAAAATAATCTCTCCAGATCATACCATAGAGATAATTCTCACAGCAAGTTGTATGCAAACCAAAAAAGTTCTTACGGAAGGAAAGAGAGTTATCCTTCTTGGACTGATATTCCTCAATACCACAGTGATGATGTGTTTATTTCTCCTGATACCAGCTTTGAAGTGATTATGGCTAATTTAAATGACCAGCAATGGACTCACACAAGGAATGCCAAGTTTTCTTCACAGCACCTGCAGAATGATTTTCACGCGTGTTCtccagaaaatacaaattacaaaacaataacaagaaGTGCGAGTAGAACTTTTTCAGAATTCACTGAGGGCTGTCAGCCTTGGCTAAGTTGTAACTCTTCGGTTTCTTCAGCTATTATCAGAAGTGATGAATCAGTCTTACCTAATTTGAAGgaccaaacaaaacccatagGACTGAAAAGGAATTCAGTCATTGTTACCCAAAGAAGTACTAAGGCAGACTTCACACAACTAGAAAAGGTTGAAGGTATGAAACTGCCAGATGAAGTGGATTTTCAAGACATGCCGTTACGGTCTGTTTCTCAACAAGCAGATACAAGCTACATCAACACCCAGAGTTTTCCCTCAAATAACTCTGCGTTTGCCACGTTGCAAAGTGGTGCACCTCTCATTAACTCACTGAGATCAAAGAGGCAAACCCAAGCCAGTGCCAGAACAGATACTGCAAAAATGGATGCATCAAACGGCGATACAAGAAATGtacaaatgaaggaaaatgatcGCCCACCCAACAGTGTATTCGGTCAGCATCCCCGTATTCTGCCAGCTGATGAGAGCAGAAGGGAACCTTTTCTTCTGAGTCAGAAGGAATGGAAACATAATCTGCATtatgcaagaaaaagagaaggcatCAGACAGGATAATCAGTGTGCAGAAGCAGTTAACCAAGCTCCTCCAAAGGGATTGTCTTTGCTGAATGTTGCTTCTGCTCCATCCACCGAAAAATTAGCAGACTGTCAAGGCATGTCATCCTGGCCTCCTGACTGTTCATCTAGTTCCTCACCAAGCTTTCCACAAGCACTTTCTCATAAAGACAATTCTAAATGTTTAGGAACACTAACTAACTCTTCAGCAAGTTGCACAGTTACTGAATCTCATGCAGGAGGTGGAAAAACAGCTCAATTGAGCAGAATTGGTGTTACCAAAaagatttcacagaaaacacCACAAAGTACAAGCACTTTAGATACTAAGGACTATAGTGGACAATTCAATACTAGTTCTCCACAACATGGAAGTTCTGGAAGTATTTACACACATGGAGACCCTGAGACTTCTGAACatagtttaaattatttttgccttgaaaaagaaagagggaaaataagGAATGATTCATTTGGAATTGAAAGGCTTCACAAGCAAGACAGCTTACTGAGACATACCAGTAGCTGCAGCATTACTGGCTCCCCGAGCAGAAACAGCTTTAAATCTTCTGATCCACTTGTTATTTATTACACTTTACCTAGAAAATCAGCTAGCATTGCTGGTAGTATTATGTCAGATACACCCATCTCTTTCCCTAGAGAAAATAGAAGAAGTATGTATGATTGTTTAAGGTCTGAAATTCCAAGTGGAGTTGATGCCTTTTGTTCTAGCCAAAGAGATGTGTCTTGTTTAGAATCAAAACGTTCCTTTTTAACATCAGCACCATTATATGCTGCTACAAGTAACAGAGATAAAGAGTACCCCAGTCCTTTAACCAGAAGTCCTAATGATTCAGTAAGTGGCAGCACATCAGTTGAACTGAGTGATAGATGTAGACATCTAAGCAGAAGAGAATCCTCTGTGTTTTCGGACTGTAAGGAAGGGGGAAACGGTTTGCAGAAATATAAAACTACAAGCACGTTTACAGTTTGTGTTGATGAAGATCATGTCAAGTATCATGAGCTAGTTTCAATTTATTACACGTTGCCGCGGAGgcattcaaaaacattttgtaaccTCTTCAGGGATAATGCAGAGGATGCAGATTTACCTCTTTCTGATGACAATTCTCAGACACCAAGAATACGAAACAAGAAGAACGAAGGTCATGTGAgtttagcaaatgtttttttccccagtactCTAGAAAAAGAGGTGTCTTCCTATTCTTCTGACCAGGTATCTTCAGCTCTGGTCACACCTCAGAACTTAGAAACTGCTGTTAACAGTGAAGGAGAGAATTCGCACTTATCTCCTGGCTCTGAGAGGGTACGTACTGCAAAGTCAATGAGTATGGTCAATAATAGGAAGGGTAGTTCAACAGATCTTTCAGTAACAGACAGCATCCTTTCTGATGTGGTGacaaaagacatttctttcGGTGGTCCACAACCCATTGCAATAGCGGCTAACTCAGGTAAGGCCCTTTCTGATGCTACAAACAaccaaaatacagaaacacgtctgaaggaaaaggaggaaatttcTCGAACATCTGCACCACTAACGTCCACTTTATCAACACCTCCTAAACCAGACAGACTTTTAGACAACTCTTTTTATTCTACTTCAACAAATAAGAATGGTATACAGAAGGGAAGCTCTGCAAACTGCTATCAGCCTGCTACTGtaagtacaaataaaaatcagaacagtttACTCCTCCACACAAGGGAGAAGAGTTCTCGTGGAAGGATCGGTAACGCAGAGCGTGCTGATGTGCCACTGCCTCCCAGGGAGGACACAGACAGGGACAGTACCAAAGTCAAACAGGGAATAAATTTCCTACGCCACACCACCCCTCTGTATAATAATAAATGCAGTGGACTGCAGTTAAGAGCTGATAGTTCAAGAAATAATGCAAATGACTTAAACTCTTGTAGCCAAATGCTGCCAGAGTCTCAGAACAAAGCATTTGAGGTAAGCACACCTTCCACTGCTGATCCATTACTTCGGCTAGACAAAACGGTCAGCACAGATAAAGATGAGTTAAAgaattcaaaaattaaaaaagagcaTAACTCACAGAGTACTCAGATGGGTAAAGACTGTAGTGTTTTGCAGGAATCAGAAAGGCCCAGTGAAGGTAGCGTGAACATTAACAGTAAAGATAAAGTCATCAGGGCTGCACAAGACCAAAAATTAACACAGAGtgcagaaaatgagaacaagCTTCTCTCTGACTGCACAAGAGACAAAGTCAAAGatatagaaaaaaggaaaaacagaccttccattaaaaataaactggcAGCTGTTTGCAAAACCAGCCGaaaattttcaagtaaaaatttACCCCCCAAACCACAcataagtaatattttttcacagaatgaTGGGAATGCCATTTCTTTAGAGGCCAGCATGTCCCCTGACTCGCTGGTTTCAGCAGATTGCCATCAGTCATCTCTGCAGTCTGAGAATGAAAATCAGAATCACAGTCCAGACAGGAATACACAAATACGAAAACCAGCTGAGAATAGTAAGAGTGAAAATGTGACTGATCCTTCTTTGCTAGTTAACAACTTAAATTGGAAGTCTTTTGCAAGCTTATACACCCAGAAGGAAGCCATCAGTCCCAAAAAGACTACAATGAAAGTAGAAAATAGGCCAAATCTTACAACCCTATTTCCAGATAAAGCAGTAGCCACAAGAAATAAGAATTCCCAAACACTTGATTTGGGGTTAGAAAACAGAAGCCAGCCCATCTCACTCAGTGCTACCGCATCAGACCTGGTGGTtggtgagaaaaaaagagctagCAGCAGTGCTTGTAGTCCTCCCCTGCCACTCTTAACTGACAAAAACTCAAACACATTTGTAAATAATTGCTTGCAGACGGACATATGTCCAAAGCAAAACGTGACTTCTCAGACCGCGCTTGGAGAGCATCAAAACACCTCCCAGTCCAATAGCTTAAAAAATGCCAACTTGCAGAGCTATCTGTTGCGCAAGAGTCAAGCAAAAAATCAACGAGAGCGTCACCTTTCTGAGAGTATTTGTGCTCAAGATTCCCATTCCTTTGCCTCTGTAAGCAGTATTCTACCAAAGGATAGCGTACATGGGAAGAGATTTAAATCTTCCTCAGAGCTGTTGTCTTGTGATGAAAATGAGAACTGGGCGTCAGATGATGAGAAATGCTACAGCACTAGGAATTTGATGTATCCTTCCGTTGAATTTGGTATATTTGGCAAAGAACAACAGTTGGCTTTCCTGGAAAATATCAAGAGGTCACTCACAGAAGGGCGATTATGGAGACCTTGTCTTCTTAATAACCCTGGTGCTCTCCGAGATGGAGAGACCCCTTCCATAAACAGGGCTGCGCTTTTCAGCTCGAGTTCTGCTGGGAGCAAAGTATCATCAGCTGCTTCATCCCCCCGAGAGCTGTCAGACATCTATCAGGAAGACCCAGCTACTTACTCAGACTCAGACACTGATACTACCACAGATGATGAATATTACCTAGACGAGATAGATAAGGAATCAGAACTGTGA
- the POGLUT3 gene encoding protein O-glucosyltransferase 3 — MASRGCGLLRLLLGAALPLLRSAEAAAVSPERSLAWGPGLEAGLALPVRYFHVQAVSAAGHNFTRSPPGRTQFKVVIKALSPKEITRIHTPLPLDRNDGTFLMRYRMYGSVKKGLKIEILYGDKHVARSPYILKGPVYHEYCDCPEEDPEVWQNTLSCPSQEPQITKDFLSFPTIDLQRMLKEIPSKFSQTRGAIVHYTILNNRIYRRSLGKYTDFKMFSDEMLLSLARKVHLPDVEFYLNVGDWPVEYRKVNDTPGPIPIISWCGSVDSRDIVLPTYDVTHSTLETLRGVTNDLLSIQGNTGPFWENKTEQALFRGRDSREERLYLVKLSRKNPELLDAGITGYFFFREKEKELGKVPLMGFFDFFKYKYQVNVDGTVAAYRFPYLMLGDSLVLKQDSQYYEHFYSVLKPWKHYVPVKRSLEDLLEKIKWAKENDEEAQKIAREGQLMARELLQPHRLYCYYYKVLQKYAEHQASKPEIRDGMDLVPQPDDRDSVCSCHRKKPLREDL; from the exons ATGGCGagccggggctgcgggctgctgcggctgctgctgggcgCCGCTCTGCCGCTGCTGCGCTCCGCCGAGGCGGCCGCCGTCAGCCCCGAGCGCAGCCTGGCGTGGGGCCCCGGGCTGGAAGCGGGGCTCGCCCTGCCCGTGCGCTACTTCCACGTCCAGGCGGTCAGCGCGGCCGGACACAACTTCACCCGCTCGCCCCCAG GACGAACACAGTTTAAAGTGGTAATTAAAGCACTTTCTCCAAAAGAGATCACCAGAATTCATACTCCTCTCCCTTTGGATAGAAACGACGGCACATTTCTTATGCGGTATCGGATGTATGGCAGTGTCAAAAAAGGGCTAAAAATTGAGATACTTTATGGTGATAAGCATGTGGCTCGATCTCCTTATATTTTGAAAG gaCCAGTTTATCATGAATATTGTGACTGTCCTGAAGAAGACCCTGAGGTCTGGCAGAACACTCTCTCTTGTCCATCCCAAGAACCTCAGATTACAAAGgacttcctttcctttcccaccaTTGACCTTCAGCGAATGCTTAAAGAAATCCCATCAAAGTTCAGTCAAACAAGAGGTGCTATCGTACATTACACTATTCTCAATAATCGCATCTACCGTCGTTCCTTAGGGAAGTACACAGACTTCAAAATGTTCTCCGATGAAATGTTACTGTCACTAGCAAGAAAG GTTCATCTTCCAGATGTGGAGTTTTATCTTAATGTTGGAGATTGGCCAGTTGAGTATCGAAAAGTTAATGATACACCTGGTCCTATACCTATAATTTCATGGTGTGGCTCTGTGGATTCAAGAGACATCGTCCTTCCAACGTATGATGTAACCCATTCAACTCTTGAAACCCTACGTGGTGTCACAAATGATCTCCTTTCTATTCAGGGAAATACAG GCCCattctgggaaaacaaaactgagcaaGCTCTATTTAGAGGTCGAGACAGCAGAGAAGAACGTCTCTATCTTGTCAAGTTATCCAGGAAAAATCCAGAACTACTTGATGCTGGAATAACAGgatatttcttcttcagagaaaaagagaaagagctggGAAAGGTTCCGCTGATGGGCTTCTTTGACTTCTTTAAG TACAAATACCAAGTGAATGTTGATGGGACTGTAGCAGCTTACAGGTTTCCATACCTCATGCTGGGTGACAGCCTAGTACTGAAGCAAGATTCCCAGTACtatgaacatttttattctgtattaaaACCATGGAAACATTATGTTCCAGTTAAAAGAAGCTTGGAAGACTtgctagaaaaaataaaatgggctAAG gaaaatgatGAAGAAGCACAAAAAATTGCTAGAGAAGGACAGTTAATGGCAAGAGAATTACTTCAACCTCACAGGCTTTACTGCTACTATTACAAAGTGCTCCAG aaatatgccGAACACCAAGCCAGCAAACCTGAAATACGGGATGGAATGGATCTTGTACCTCAGCCTGATGACAGAGACTCAGTATGCAGCTGCCACAGGAAAAAGCCTTTAAGGGAAGATCTATAA